From Lolium perenne isolate Kyuss_39 chromosome 5, Kyuss_2.0, whole genome shotgun sequence, a single genomic window includes:
- the LOC127304455 gene encoding probable carboxylesterase 17 → MASPCCCKKLVDDVAGWIKVYDDGSVERPAPPPEFRAMATAIAPYDAPCNGVTVHDIPANPPLRLYLPVAAPLLGRRLPVLLHFHAGVYCVGDPTWALYHSFYARLAASIPIAGIVSITLPLAPENPLPAAIAAGYTAIDWLKSLDRPVLPTEPVPDPTSDPVSKLRNTADLSRVFLIGDSSGANLVHQVAAGFSSAEPGYRGVVRLAGAILLNPGFTMSAPSASESTDQVNLPYMDPKLADRFLELALPKGATRDHPYIWPVRDDATAAALAMPPLLVSIATLDSLRDRQVEYCNLMRRAGKHVEVALSPGVDHMFYLMHGIAEPEPAGEDIAARVAELIDTIGGFVGRRHGCVARL, encoded by the coding sequence ATGGCCAGCCCCTGCTGCTGCAAGAAGCTAGTCGACGACGTCGCGGGCTGGATAAAGGTCTACGACGACGGCTCTGTCGAGCGCCCCGCACCTCCCCCGGAGTTCCGGGCAATGGCAACTGCTATTGCACCGTACGACGCGCCATGCAATGGCGTAACGGTGCACGACATTCCGGCCAACCCACCCCTCCGGCTGTACCTTCCGGTGGCAGCCCCCTTGCTCGGCCGACGCCTCCCCGTGCTCCTCCACTTCCACGCCGGTGTGTACTGCGTCGGCGACCCAACCTGGGCGCTCTACCATTCTTTTTACGCCCGCCTCGCCGCCTCGATCCCCATTGCCGGTATCGTTTCCATCACCCTCCCCCTCGCCCCGGAGAACCCACTCCCGGCGGCCATTGCCGCCGGCTACACCGCCATTGATTGGCTGAAGTCGCTCGATCGGCCTGTGCTTCCGACCGAGCCAGTGCCTGATCCGACGTCGGACCCGGTGAGCAAGCTCAGGAACACGGCCGACTTGTCACGTGTGTTCCTCATAGGTGACAGCAGTGGTGCCAACCTGGTGCACCAGGTGGCCGCCGGGTTCAGCTCGGCGGAGCCGGGGTACCGGGGCGTCGTCCGGCTCGCCGGAGCAATCCTGCTCAACCCCGGGTTCACCATGTCCGCTCCGAGCGCATCAGAGTCAACCGACCAAGTGAACTTGCCGTACATGGACCCCAAGCTGGCGGACAGGTTCCTGGAGCTGGCCCTCCCCAAAGGAGCCACCAGAGACCACCCGTACATCTGGCCCGTCCGCGACGACGCTACGGCGGCCGCGCTGGCCATGCCACCATTGCTGGTGAGCATCGCGACCTTGGACTCGCTGCGTGACCGGCAGGTGGAGTACTGCAACTTGATGCGGCGTGCCGGGAAGCACGTCGAGGTGGCGCTGAGCCCCGGCGTAGACCACATGTTCTACCTGATGCACGGAATTGCCGAGCCCGAGCCAGCCGGAGAGGACATCGCGGCGCGTGTTGCCGAGCTCATCGACACCATTGGGGGATTCGTCGGCCGACGCCACGGCTGCGTGGCTCGTCTGTAG